From one Lycium ferocissimum isolate CSIRO_LF1 chromosome 5, AGI_CSIRO_Lferr_CH_V1, whole genome shotgun sequence genomic stretch:
- the LOC132057733 gene encoding uncharacterized protein LOC132057733, whose amino-acid sequence MNDPLEDANSSIVIEVSTPQNEMVAEEISSLKDEQENSCDLAEVVKVKKWFNLKKKLDNSHNEEKLDKIEILSQDWLMNHAQQLEAYGDHHEGISRMIEEFLKMHVEQSQEVELFEIAIRKLETELNAKIEACDAQYQRAMDCSFELVSNEEEVKIDFHELMDQMSGGIADENGAKLSKNRQNAANASEHMREIWDSLEKKYGDDDAGKNKYVVGQWIKFQMVDNKPIMEQVHEYENLTADLLTEGMKMCEIFQANVLLEKFPPFWSDYRNQLKHKKKDLTLQELTSHMRTEEVNRLKDKMEALSLNSHKANLVETSSTVVKDKFKGKQKKVLKKGNGKKKNHFNKLKNQI is encoded by the exons atgaatgaTCCATTAGAGGATGCCAATTCCTCAATTGTCATAGAAGTGTCAACTCCTCAAAATGAAATGGTTGCAGAAGAGATTTCAAGTTTAAAAGATGAGCAAGAAAATTCTTGTGACCTGGCAGAAGTTGTGAAAGTGAAGAAGTGGTTCAACTTGAAGAAGA AGTTGGACAACTCTCACAATGAAGAAAAACTtgacaaaattgaaattttgagcCAAGATTGGCTAATGAATCATGCTCAACAACTTGAAGCCTATGGGGATCACCATGAAGGCATTTCACGGATGATCgaagaatttctaaaaatgcaTGTTGAGCAAAGTCAAGAAGTGGAGCTATTTGAAATTGCTATCCGGAAATTGGAGACCGAATTGAATGCAAAGATTGAGGCATGTGATGCTCAATATCAAAGGGCCATGGATTGTAGTTTTGAGTTGGTTTCCAATGAAGAAGAAGTTAAGATTGATTTTCATGAGCTAATG GATCAGATGTCAGGAGGCATAGCAGACGAAAATGGAGCAAAATTGAGCAAAAATAGGCAAAATGCGGCAAATGCTAGCGAGCATATGCGA GAAATATGGGATagtttggaaaagaaatatggtgatgatgatgcAGGGAAGAACAAGTATGTTGTTGGCCAGTGGATTAAGTTCCAGATGGTGGACAATAAGCCAATTATGGAACAGGTTCATGAGTATGAGAACTTGACTGCTGATCTTCTTACTGAGGGCATGAAGATGTGTGAGATTTTTCAAGCCAATGTTCTGCTTGAGAAATTCCCACCTTTTTGGAGTGATTACAGGAACCAACtgaagcataagaagaaagactTGACTCTCCAGGAACTGACTAGTCACATGAGGACTGAGGAGGTAAACCGTCTCAAAGATAAGATGGAAGCTCTTTCCCTTAATTCTCATAAAGCTAACCTTGTGGAAACTTCTAGCACTGTTGTGAAAGACAAGTTCAAAGGCAAACAGAAGAAAGTTCTGAAAAAGGGAAAtgggaagaagaagaatcacTTCAACAAGCTGAAGAACCAAATTTAG